The Coffea arabica cultivar ET-39 chromosome 2c, Coffea Arabica ET-39 HiFi, whole genome shotgun sequence genome includes the window CAAGTATATGCGAGGAACTGTTCAGCTTTTACTGATCGGTAATATTGAGTTAATCAGCCAAGTGTAGTTTAATTTTCTACCGTTATTCATTTTTGGCATGTTGTAATTGTGGTGTAGCATCGAGGAAACATTCTACCTAGTATTACCTGCAGGTTTTTCTCTATTCATTTACCATTTTGTGGGAAGGATTGTTTGGGGTTGCTGACTGCAGAGCTAAGCATAATGGGAAATACATTTGCTACATAATGTGCTagttgttcaaaatttttggtagTCAAGCTCTGAAAGATGTCTAAGCACTCCAATATTTCTTGCAGAATGCTTACTGGCAAAGGGGTGTACGATATATCCGCCCTTTGCTCTGAGAAAGAGGGGTAAAGTTTTAAGTTTCAGTAATTCAGTGTGTTTGGATTACACATTATTTCCACCTTATTTACACACACTGATTTGTTTTcatcatcaacacatttttcaatcatctttttatctcacatatatcacattaaaaaagtattacagtatttttttacaaaattatctcaaataatttacttgtatcatcaacacatttttttttttatcaatgtaGGTATCGATCTTATTTCCTGCAATTTTTCGGAAAAGGGTATCTTTTGAAGCTAACATGGCCCTTGTATTCACCCTCAGGCTATTCTTTAAAGCATGTGGATTTGGAGAAGATATTCTTGGTTCCACTACAATGATGTATACTGGGACATCTAGCTGTCCTGATGCACATCAGACTGCTATATATGCTGGCAGAAAGCTACTTTTAAGTCCCCCATCAAGACAATAGTAGAGTTCGTAATCTCTCTTTCCATGACCGTGCAGATGCAGAATGCTCTGTTCTTCAGATAATTGGATTGCAATCTACGTAGAACTTCTATTGACTGGCCTCAAAGTTGAAGGGTTCCATAGGCACTCTATTCCATTTACTGATTTACCGCACAGCACTCTTCAGGCAGTAAGTTAATGGAGTAGGACTTtgtgctccttgtgagcactgGGTTAAAGTGTTTCCCTTCTTTAGACCAGCTGAAAGGGATGTGCTGCATCGCCAAACAATTTCATGTACCATTCTAACAGGCTTTTAAGTTGTTCAGTTAacaagccttttttttttttttttttgataaattgcCGCATGAGTGGGCCATCCATCTAATTTTCTTCCACTTTATGCTGGAcaaacttttgacttttgttctGATTCCTCTCCTCTTGGTATGGATTTACGGGTCATTTGCTCGACAAAAAGGTGACAGAGATTTAGAAAGTCGTGATGGATAAGGAATTCTCTTGGCCTGTGGGTAACATTAGTCTGGAATGGTACAAAGTTGTTAACTTTCTCTTTTCCTTATCAACTCTTCTTTACAGAGTTGGAAGAACTTTTCAGAAAGCAACCTCTGTTGCCGTTCTGTCTTCGTTTCACGATTGAATCTTAGCTGTGATGGGAAAACTATGGGTTGAGGTCTGCCTGATTTCTGCTAGGGGACTCCGGCGAACATCTTCAGTGTGGAAGCGCCAGTGGTTTGCCGTTGGGTGGATTGATACTAACAACAAATACTGCACCAGGATAGATGCTTCGGGAAATGCTAATCCAGTTTGGAAAACCAAATTCTCGACAGGGGTTGATCCTTCTGAACCTAACTTCCAAGATATGGCCCTCCACGTCGAGGTCTATAGTAGAGAACCCGTCTTTCTTAGAGAAAGGCTCTTGGGAACGACAACGGTGATTCTTAAGGAATTTCTGGAGAAGTACTTGAAGAATTCTGAGGTTCCAAAACCGGTGGAAGAAGTAGGAAGTTTTCAGCTGAGAAAGAAGAATACAAACAAACCTCGAGGATTTGTTGATATCTCAATCCGAATATCAGAAGAAAGGGAAGAGTCTAGCTCATACCAAGGTACAATTACGGACTCCCTCATCATCAtgactttcttttttctcacGAGAACCAAACCTCATCAGTCTCTTTGTTCGGATTCCTGCATACTGCAATTTTCCTTCTGGCGCATGGGCTATGTCTATTATTGAACAGCAATAATGCTTTCCACACAATTTAAGGGTTTGGACTGTAGGATCCTTAGAATCAACGAGTTTCGATGTATGTCCTCgtgaaatttgtgaaattttggTTTCTCAGGTGATGAGGAAGGATTTAAGCTCATGGATAACAGCATGGGAATTAACTTGGATATTGGGCACGGACCCCTGCATTCACAATTTCCTGCACCCTCACCGCTGCAGCCAGGAAGTCAGCCGCAGACAAGCAGCCAGTATGCCCATCCACTTCCATTTCCTCGGAATTATCCCAATATACCAACGGGTCCAAGCTATGCACCAGCCGGGGGAACAAGCTATCAACCACCAAGAGCTCCACCCCTACCCCCACCCCCACCACCCTCAAATGTCGGCTATATACATACCTCTCTACCGAGGACAGATGATTTGCGGCCTAGTTACATGAACATGCCATCATCTGGACCAGCACCTGGACGCAGCAGCAGCAGGGGACCTGGTATTGGGGTGGGACTAGGTGCTGGAGCATTAGCTGCTGGAGCGGTGATCTTTGGGGATGATTTTATGTCAGGTTTTGATTTTCCACGCAATTTACAAGATGCTAGCCTCACAATATCAACTGATCCTCCTTTCTGAATATGCGTAGAACATAATCTGCTGTTGTATGGCGAGGGACATTATTGTTGTTTTAAATCATTTCAGCCTTCAACAATTACTGCATCCTGCACCCCGTAACAAACATGGGATATTTGTGATCACTGCTAGCCCTCTAAATCCAGAAGGAAGTTTGGATATTGGCTATGCATGTTCAAGCTTCTGACACCAGTGCGTCGCAATCAACATGTGCTGcttcataaaaataaaaaataaaaaaaaaatgctactcATCGGGGGATACTATGAAGAGATACAAAACGGGCAAAAAGAAATATTAAATGATGTTTATCCATCTTTTTACTTTGACAATCAATGGGGAGAAATTCTTTCTGGAGTTTAATTATCTCTCCACATTTTTTTATGAGGGTTCAATCCTCTCCACAATTGTCAATTGGTTTAAGAAGATCCAGGGTTAAGTCACTACTTGCAAACGCTGCTCCTGCGAAGCACCAAAAGTTCTCTGCAGAAATTTCTCAACAATAGATACAAACTCTTCAGTCTTTTCTTCATGAGGTAAGTGGCCGCAATTCTTGATCACCTCAAGATGAGATCCTGGAATGACTTGTGAAAGCCTTTTAGAGTTCCAAGGGGGAACAAGTCGATCGCTATCACCAGTGACAATTAGGACTGTAATTTACATCGGCAATGTCAGCATATACAATGTCAGCAATGTCCAGTTCAAGAAATTGTTAAAAAGATATAGTCATCAAATATAAGAGATGAATGCTACAGCTACAGTACCCAAAACATAGAGGCAATAATCCTTTAGGACAAACTATAGGCTCAAGATGAAAATGTATGAGCATTCAGAGGGCTAATGATGATTAAGACTGTACCGTAAGCACAAAAACTAGATAATCAGATCATTTAGTCAATCAATTGACATTAATCCAAAATTTAGGACCCACcaaacattttcttgattatattTTCTATCAAGTCTTCTAAACTGATCAATGGTAGGAAAGGATCTTATCTTTCATAGGATTATTTTGATTGGTCACAAGATTTAGGTAAATTTTGTAACCTGGACATGAGATTTCGCCCAATCTTTTGGAAAGCTGTGGCTTTGATTGAGAAGAAGAATCTGAAAGCATTGCTACCGTATATTCCACAAGGGCCTTGTCCCAACCTTTCACCCTCAGTGGCTGCAATAGTAAAGTGGGGAGTtacaaaaatatacataaatagaGAAATTCTGTATGATCTGAGTTTTTTCTCTGAGTGGAAAGCAACTTAGTATAACGCATCCAGAATTAGGGGAAACTGGAAAAGAAAGCTTTTTAAGAATCACCTTTGTGTAACCTTGTAGGACATAATCAGTAACTTGATTTGAATCATACCACGAATTTCGAAAAACAGCTATGCCAAATTTGTCAATTATCATTCTTACCTAAAAGCATGAGCAAGTGAGTGAGATAGCCACATGCAACAAAGAAATAAACGTCAGATCTGTGCATTAAAACGAACAAGATGCAGACTAGCAAAAATTTCCCTTATCTAATGAAATTCCTTGGTCATCCTCAGTATCCCAAAAATTGTAAATAAAAGCTAGACTGTATAGTGAGATTCTCCATCCGTTGAGTTGAGAAGCTGCACTTGGTGTCTCAGATAGTCATTGTCTTTCTACATCGATAATAGTGTTTCAAAATCCTCTATGAATTTAACTTATCAACATAATCTGTAAAATTCTCAAACCAAAAGCTGAAAGATAAAGGATGTTATAATTTAGTTACCACAGGGCCTTAAGTATTGGAAACCATGAAAATAAATTTAAGCCAAGAGAATAATGAAAATTTATCCCGAAAAGAAATTTATTACCAGCATTACACCAATGGCTGAGCGGAGGAGTGCAGATAAAGCCTTCTTGTACACATAATTTATCATATCTCCCATCCCTTTCAACATATTCATAATTGCCTGAGCAATATGTTTAGTTAACTTTGACAACATGCTGAAAATCCTGAGAATTGGATTCCAGTGACCATCTGAATTTGAGTGCTCCTCTTGTTTCTTGTTGTTTTTAC containing:
- the LOC113725248 gene encoding uncharacterized protein: MGKLWVEVCLISARGLRRTSSVWKRQWFAVGWIDTNNKYCTRIDASGNANPVWKTKFSTGVDPSEPNFQDMALHVEVYSREPVFLRERLLGTTTVILKEFLEKYLKNSEVPKPVEEVGSFQLRKKNTNKPRGFVDISIRISEEREESSSYQGDEEGFKLMDNSMGINLDIGHGPLHSQFPAPSPLQPGSQPQTSSQYAHPLPFPRNYPNIPTGPSYAPAGGTSYQPPRAPPLPPPPPPSNVGYIHTSLPRTDDLRPSYMNMPSSGPAPGRSSSRGPGIGVGLGAGALAAGAVIFGDDFMSGFDFPRNLQDASLTISTDPPF